In the genome of Phycisphaerales bacterium, one region contains:
- the lptC gene encoding LPS export ABC transporter periplasmic protein LptC, translating into MVRHLVLGVSSVAVVVLLYLGYNAMLGEPQVIPDRQDLVATLPEAGGAEGEAIQVRGATIPGGGGVVYRRFDPRTGRVDEILECVDWQAVPGERNQIQLTRPELSMLLGSGMEVKVTAATGRIIGDRADEQMRPRNGVLEGGVRLVIDTARGAERTPAAERPDDLITITMETLQFDLEGGDLQTEARVVLDSKQVRIVGTGLHLVWNEDDNRIDALTIRQGEEFILRGGDLLGLTGGRERAEKSTPGEPATVRLDTRRRPERPSTAYVCTLEGGIVAKQVRGGVEVGGLDAERLEILFDVGSGPDRLLGRDEATPGLGMPHSTTAQAPTTLPVATPAESEPGAPAAPLAARTEQQELVLKWSGPLRMVPIPGRPEGGTMRRRFTASAAPGGVVRLAQRASSALCSSVTYHEDTERVWLRPTPAGRVEFTLGDGVTAAAQSVYLERATGLIKLVGDVELRSERGLKGQARTARIVCALWAELRLVKQDAAVAVPEDAELLGTQRIESARFVGTVSIETGGQKLMSDELTVVFRPGMDGLGFEQALESAFAFGNVHLASADGRLTCLSLALDFAVSPAGEVFPTAMDAFGRVQIARGAAQVNGQRVLTTMGPPLQGAARGGFVLRELRVLGAAELLDPENKVAARGETLTATFRGENELQAATVLGTSTVSALVYSEPYTVRGELIALDGVDQVLSVDGPSRLSFRSERGLQGERRSGTQRVVVTAQESLRIDGRQNLIRFAGDVVAVSGGETLRGKTLSLLLEDVEEATPVATQPQQPQNLSEVWQTLARALERSPGRSGDEPLSFTTGDGRRTRKELVRMRADAAVVESVTTEAGRPLPVMEASIRAPLLDLDVVNRVIVTEGLTQLLMLDRRAGVTSPQAGTTAREVVGVPAALISDGPSQTAMQCYGRMTYTLGPEGPERRDTVVFEDQVLFVHRTGREMIELGTMLPAVVEQPEVLDKIDSRSVTLECDRLEVWFHTQERANGGVPAAGGLTGAPLRLVALNADGNVYLRDVQDPTVREVNAMQIEFDRPTNQITVLGPPESEARIIVEDRALARFQVHSGQKLVLNLADGTIRSDRIGGEVRQ; encoded by the coding sequence ATGGTGCGACATCTGGTACTGGGAGTTTCATCGGTAGCCGTAGTGGTGCTGTTGTACCTGGGCTACAACGCCATGTTGGGCGAGCCGCAAGTCATTCCAGATCGGCAGGACCTGGTCGCGACCTTGCCCGAAGCGGGCGGCGCGGAGGGCGAGGCCATCCAGGTGCGCGGGGCCACGATTCCCGGTGGTGGGGGCGTGGTGTACCGGCGTTTTGATCCGCGCACCGGGCGGGTGGATGAGATCCTCGAATGTGTCGACTGGCAGGCCGTGCCCGGCGAGCGTAACCAGATTCAGTTGACACGCCCCGAGTTGTCCATGCTGTTGGGGTCGGGCATGGAGGTGAAAGTGACAGCGGCCACCGGGCGAATCATCGGCGACCGCGCCGACGAGCAGATGCGCCCGCGCAACGGCGTGCTGGAGGGCGGGGTGCGGCTGGTGATCGATACGGCGCGCGGGGCCGAAAGGACGCCGGCGGCGGAGCGTCCCGACGACCTGATTACGATTACGATGGAAACGCTGCAATTCGATTTGGAGGGTGGTGACCTGCAAACCGAAGCACGGGTAGTGCTTGACAGCAAACAGGTCCGCATCGTGGGGACCGGCCTGCACCTGGTCTGGAATGAAGATGACAACCGCATCGATGCACTGACGATCCGGCAGGGGGAAGAGTTTATCCTTCGCGGGGGGGATCTGCTTGGCCTGACCGGTGGCCGCGAGCGTGCCGAAAAATCCACTCCAGGCGAGCCGGCTACCGTTCGACTTGATACGCGACGCCGTCCAGAGCGTCCCAGTACAGCGTACGTTTGCACGCTCGAAGGCGGGATCGTGGCGAAGCAGGTCCGGGGAGGAGTGGAAGTCGGCGGGCTCGACGCGGAACGGCTGGAGATTCTGTTCGACGTGGGCTCCGGGCCCGATCGTCTGCTCGGCCGTGACGAAGCTACGCCCGGACTGGGTATGCCGCACAGCACGACGGCGCAAGCGCCTACCACACTGCCGGTCGCGACGCCGGCGGAGAGCGAACCAGGCGCGCCGGCTGCTCCGCTCGCGGCGCGCACCGAGCAGCAGGAGCTGGTGCTCAAGTGGTCCGGGCCACTCAGGATGGTGCCGATCCCGGGCCGACCGGAAGGTGGAACCATGCGGCGGCGCTTCACGGCAAGTGCGGCGCCCGGTGGCGTCGTGCGGCTCGCGCAGCGCGCCAGTTCGGCACTGTGCAGCTCAGTCACCTACCACGAGGATACGGAGCGTGTCTGGCTGCGGCCCACACCGGCGGGCCGGGTCGAATTCACCCTGGGGGATGGTGTGACGGCCGCGGCGCAGAGTGTCTACCTGGAGCGGGCGACCGGGTTGATCAAGCTGGTCGGGGATGTGGAGTTGCGCTCTGAACGTGGGCTTAAGGGGCAGGCGCGGACGGCGCGGATTGTGTGTGCCCTGTGGGCGGAATTGCGGCTCGTCAAGCAGGATGCCGCGGTAGCGGTGCCCGAGGATGCGGAACTGCTCGGAACGCAGCGGATCGAGTCGGCGCGATTTGTCGGTACCGTGAGCATCGAGACCGGTGGGCAGAAACTGATGTCGGACGAGCTGACGGTCGTATTTCGCCCCGGAATGGATGGCCTCGGGTTCGAACAGGCGCTGGAATCGGCCTTCGCCTTCGGCAACGTGCACCTGGCGAGCGCGGATGGACGCCTGACATGCCTTTCCCTGGCACTGGATTTTGCCGTCAGCCCCGCGGGTGAGGTGTTTCCGACGGCGATGGACGCCTTTGGCCGCGTGCAGATAGCGCGGGGCGCGGCGCAGGTCAACGGACAGCGGGTCCTGACGACCATGGGGCCGCCGTTGCAGGGTGCCGCGCGCGGCGGCTTCGTGCTGCGCGAACTGCGTGTACTGGGTGCGGCGGAACTGCTCGATCCCGAGAATAAGGTTGCGGCCCGCGGCGAGACACTGACAGCCACCTTCCGGGGAGAAAACGAGTTGCAGGCGGCGACCGTGCTGGGTACGTCGACCGTGTCCGCTCTGGTGTATTCCGAACCCTATACGGTGCGCGGTGAACTGATTGCACTCGACGGCGTGGACCAGGTGCTGAGTGTCGATGGACCGTCTCGTCTGTCGTTTCGTTCCGAACGAGGTTTGCAGGGTGAGCGCCGCAGCGGTACCCAGCGGGTGGTGGTCACCGCGCAGGAATCGCTGCGCATCGATGGCCGACAAAACCTGATTCGCTTCGCGGGCGACGTGGTGGCCGTGAGTGGTGGTGAGACTCTCCGGGGGAAGACGCTGTCGCTGTTGCTGGAGGACGTCGAAGAAGCGACACCGGTTGCCACGCAACCGCAGCAGCCCCAGAATCTCAGCGAGGTGTGGCAAACGCTCGCGCGTGCGTTGGAGCGATCGCCCGGCCGCAGTGGTGACGAGCCGCTTTCCTTCACGACGGGTGACGGCCGTCGGACGCGCAAGGAACTGGTTCGGATGCGGGCGGATGCGGCAGTCGTCGAGAGTGTGACCACGGAAGCGGGCCGCCCCTTGCCGGTGATGGAGGCGAGCATTCGGGCACCACTGCTTGACCTGGACGTCGTCAACAGGGTGATCGTCACGGAGGGGCTTACGCAGTTGCTGATGCTCGATCGGCGGGCGGGGGTCACCAGTCCGCAGGCCGGCACCACGGCACGTGAAGTGGTGGGCGTGCCCGCGGCACTGATCAGCGACGGCCCAAGCCAGACGGCTATGCAATGCTACGGACGGATGACCTACACACTCGGGCCCGAGGGGCCGGAGCGGCGGGATACGGTGGTCTTCGAGGATCAGGTGCTGTTCGTGCATCGCACGGGTCGCGAAATGATCGAACTGGGCACCATGCTGCCGGCGGTTGTGGAGCAGCCCGAAGTGCTGGACAAGATAGACAGCCGCAGCGTGACGCTTGAGTGTGACCGGCTCGAAGTGTGGTTTCACACGCAGGAACGTGCCAACGGGGGAGTGCCGGCCGCCGGAGGGCTGACCGGCGCGCCGCTGCGGCTGGTCGCACTGAACGCCGACGGCAACGTGTACCTGCGCGACGTACAGGATCCGACAGTACGGGAAGTGAACGCGATGCAGATCGAGTTCGACCGCCCAACGAACCAGATCACGGTACTCGGTCCGCCGGAAAGTGAAGCACGCATTATTGTCGAGGATCGGGCCCTCGCACGGTTCCAGGTCCACTCGGGTCAAAAACTGGTCCTGAATCTCGCGGACGGCACGATCCGCTCGGACCGCATCGGGGGCGAAGTGCGGCAGTAG
- a CDS encoding DUF308 domain-containing protein, translating to MPPDLSGRPGFQFACPRCESVLEADGSQVGSTATCPTCAARLTVPLVDRAGRAGPVQIHDEDAQDPVPMHAYAASGQDAPRIVRRGGDVLEIECARCRASNSIDAHHCRACGVPFTMEGVTVRGRSLRSDLGTLSVLLGFLSIPLAMLLVVGIAAVVLGIASFARSGRLQPGALFGMVLGSLSTLAGLLLHGL from the coding sequence ATGCCGCCGGATCTGAGCGGACGGCCCGGTTTTCAGTTTGCATGCCCGCGCTGCGAGTCCGTACTCGAGGCGGATGGATCGCAGGTGGGCAGCACGGCGACTTGCCCAACCTGTGCGGCACGGCTGACTGTGCCGCTTGTGGATCGGGCCGGGCGGGCCGGACCGGTGCAGATACACGATGAGGATGCGCAGGATCCGGTGCCGATGCACGCTTATGCTGCGAGTGGCCAGGATGCTCCGCGCATCGTGCGGCGCGGGGGCGACGTGCTCGAGATCGAGTGTGCCCGTTGCCGGGCGAGTAATTCGATCGATGCCCATCATTGCCGAGCGTGCGGGGTGCCCTTCACGATGGAAGGCGTCACCGTCCGGGGGCGCAGTCTGCGGAGCGACCTCGGCACGCTGTCGGTGCTGCTCGGATTCCTCTCGATCCCGCTGGCGATGTTACTCGTGGTAGGGATTGCGGCCGTCGTCCTGGGCATCGCGAGCTTCGCGCGCAGCGGTCGGCTGCAGCCCGGGGCCCTCTTCGGGATGGTGCTGGGCAGTCTCAGCACGCTGGCAGGGCTGCTACTCCACGGCCTGTGA
- a CDS encoding substrate-binding domain-containing protein, producing the protein MIRRPVFTATLTALACALPLALVASGPQETRTAPQPAQPRTGERFIVGFSQCTVKEPWRVEFNRRLEQHAKQHYPNVQLDILDADDKTEKQVADVRTFIRRGVHAILISPKESPGLTGVVREATEAGIPVIVLDRDVNWDGYAAFVGGDNKAIGRAAGRVAVTLLGGPGQAQGVIYEICGGLASTPAQERRDGFHEIVKREPGLKIIGGLDADWKKDRAFSIMQDALKATPEIDLVYGHNDPMAHGAYQAARRAGRADELYFIGIDALPDEGIAWVQRGELTATVAYPTPGELGLDLAVRILRGDKSESIEKRTLLPTRVYTKENIAKGGEQVIEK; encoded by the coding sequence ATGATCCGCCGTCCCGTGTTCACAGCCACCCTGACCGCACTCGCCTGCGCCCTGCCGCTGGCCCTCGTCGCCAGCGGCCCTCAAGAGACACGCACGGCTCCCCAGCCCGCGCAACCGCGTACCGGGGAGCGCTTCATCGTCGGCTTCTCGCAATGCACGGTGAAGGAGCCCTGGCGCGTCGAATTCAACCGCCGCCTTGAACAACACGCGAAGCAGCACTACCCCAACGTACAACTCGACATCCTCGACGCCGACGACAAGACCGAGAAGCAGGTTGCCGATGTCCGTACCTTCATTCGCCGCGGTGTCCACGCCATCCTCATCAGTCCGAAGGAATCGCCCGGCCTCACCGGCGTCGTTCGCGAAGCCACCGAGGCGGGCATTCCTGTCATCGTGCTCGATCGAGATGTGAACTGGGACGGCTATGCGGCCTTTGTCGGCGGCGACAACAAGGCCATCGGCCGCGCGGCCGGACGCGTCGCGGTCACACTTCTCGGCGGCCCGGGCCAAGCGCAGGGCGTGATCTATGAGATTTGCGGGGGCCTTGCATCTACCCCCGCCCAAGAGCGGCGCGACGGTTTCCACGAGATCGTCAAGCGCGAGCCGGGCTTGAAAATCATCGGCGGGCTGGATGCCGACTGGAAGAAGGACCGCGCGTTCTCGATCATGCAGGATGCGCTCAAGGCAACGCCCGAGATTGACCTGGTCTACGGCCACAACGATCCCATGGCCCACGGCGCCTACCAGGCGGCCCGCCGTGCCGGTCGCGCCGACGAACTGTACTTCATCGGGATTGATGCGCTCCCGGACGAGGGTATCGCATGGGTGCAGCGTGGTGAACTGACGGCCACCGTGGCCTATCCGACACCGGGCGAGTTGGGGCTCGATCTCGCGGTGCGGATACTCCGTGGCGACAAGAGTGAGTCGATCGAGAAACGCACGCTGCTGCCCACCCGGGTCTACACGAAGGAGAACATCGCCAAGGGTGGTGAGCAGGTCATTGAGAAGTAG
- a CDS encoding ABC transporter permease, whose translation MQQRVSWAGVLRVATLFGGLLSLFVIGSVVHPQFLTIANQRDVLANVAVNGILAVGMTLVILSGGIDLSVGSVLSLCTVVCAMLLMHSNDSDLHLGRAHHLAWPAVALFTGLAAFGLLRALRLAPGIRALLALACAALAAVLFLLPPGRGLLGGAYGTLGILIVVPLVGALLGFLNGAVIARTGLQPFIVTLAMMIAAVGLAKYVAGQGGRVHTIQVAVNGGPGAPESFEQLGATILTVGRETLRSGRELELKLLPVQGLFMLGVWAAAAFLLHKLPLGRYVYATGGNEEAARLAGVPVGGVKIFVYAASGLLAGLAAVLYCAQYAQGKADAGQMKELDAIAAVVIGGTTLQGGRGSIVGTLVGVMIFGYLTNILQLRAVSSEIQDILKGVIIVVAAVMQSGSGPNLWRYLRPRRPL comes from the coding sequence ATGCAGCAGCGCGTGAGCTGGGCTGGTGTCTTGCGGGTCGCAACCCTCTTCGGCGGGCTGCTGTCCCTGTTCGTCATCGGCAGCGTGGTACACCCGCAGTTCCTGACGATTGCGAATCAACGGGACGTGCTCGCCAACGTGGCCGTCAACGGCATCCTCGCCGTCGGCATGACCCTCGTCATTCTCTCCGGGGGGATCGACCTGTCCGTCGGCAGCGTGCTGTCACTCTGCACCGTCGTTTGCGCGATGCTGCTCATGCATTCGAATGACAGCGACCTGCACCTCGGCCGCGCCCACCACCTCGCCTGGCCGGCCGTCGCACTCTTCACCGGACTCGCAGCTTTCGGCCTGCTGCGCGCCCTGCGCCTTGCTCCCGGCATTCGGGCGCTGCTGGCCCTGGCCTGCGCTGCGCTGGCCGCAGTGCTGTTCCTGCTGCCGCCGGGACGCGGCCTGCTCGGCGGTGCTTACGGAACTCTGGGCATCCTTATCGTGGTGCCGCTGGTGGGCGCTCTGCTCGGATTCCTCAACGGCGCCGTCATCGCCCGCACGGGACTGCAACCCTTCATCGTGACGCTTGCCATGATGATCGCAGCCGTCGGGCTCGCGAAGTATGTCGCCGGCCAGGGCGGCCGCGTGCACACGATTCAAGTCGCAGTCAACGGGGGCCCGGGCGCACCGGAGTCCTTCGAGCAACTCGGGGCCACCATACTGACGGTTGGACGGGAGACGCTGCGCTCCGGCCGGGAGCTCGAGCTGAAACTCCTGCCGGTGCAGGGACTCTTCATGCTGGGGGTGTGGGCGGCGGCGGCATTCCTGCTGCACAAGCTGCCTTTGGGGAGATACGTCTACGCGACTGGCGGCAACGAGGAGGCCGCACGCCTGGCTGGAGTCCCCGTCGGCGGTGTCAAGATCTTCGTGTACGCGGCGAGCGGGCTGCTCGCCGGGCTCGCTGCGGTGCTGTATTGCGCCCAATACGCACAGGGCAAAGCCGACGCGGGCCAGATGAAGGAACTCGACGCGATTGCGGCCGTGGTGATCGGCGGGACCACGCTGCAAGGCGGGCGCGGCTCGATCGTCGGTACGCTCGTCGGCGTGATGATCTTCGGCTACCTGACCAACATCCTCCAGCTCCGGGCGGTCTCGAGCGAGATCCAGGACATCCTGAAGGGTGTCATCATCGTTGTGGCCGCGGTCATGCAGTCCGGCAGCGGGCCTAACCTATGGCGCTACCTGCGACCCCGCCGCCCCTTGTGA
- a CDS encoding glutamate mutase L yields the protein MAEQEFRTILATDCGSTTTKAILIELREGEYRLISRGEAPTTVEAPAEDVTRGVLNAVGEIEDLTGRKFVQDDRIWMPRAGENGCDAYVGTSSAGGGLQMMVAGVVKSMTAESAARAALGAGAIVMDALATNDGRLNHERIERIRSMRPDMILVSGGTDGGTIKHVVEMAEIIGAADPKPRFGVGFKLPVIFAGNDKARPDIDRILGSKAALYLTENLRPTLERENLGPARDKIHDLFLEHVMAQAPGYGKLMTWTSVPLMPTPGAVGLIMQLIAQREGIQVVGVDIGGATTDVFSVFRAVQEDPGSEKIFNRTVSANLGMSYSIFNVVAETGFDNIVRWVPLELDERDIRNRIRNKMIRPTTIPQTLDELMIEQAICREALRLAFIQHKQMAVGLKGVQQQRTIADAFSQELSGQTLVNMMQLDMLVGSGGVLSHSPRRVQSALMMLDGFQPEGFTELTVDSIFMMPQLGVLSTVHEKAALDVFGKDCLIRLGWSIAPRGTARRQGQPCMTVKLAGGGRNESFEVAFGDLKVVPHAEGERLHVTVTPARGFDAGGGPGQVVERELTGGTVGLMLDGRGRPLAIPAEKAERVRTLMTWNQALDMYPQ from the coding sequence ATGGCAGAGCAGGAATTCCGTACGATTCTCGCAACCGATTGCGGTTCGACGACCACGAAGGCCATCCTGATCGAGCTGCGTGAGGGCGAGTACCGCCTGATCTCGCGCGGCGAGGCGCCGACGACGGTCGAAGCCCCGGCGGAAGACGTCACTCGCGGAGTGTTGAATGCCGTCGGGGAGATCGAGGACCTGACCGGTCGCAAATTCGTGCAGGACGACCGGATCTGGATGCCGCGCGCGGGCGAGAACGGCTGTGACGCCTATGTCGGCACGAGCTCAGCGGGGGGCGGTCTGCAGATGATGGTCGCGGGTGTCGTGAAGTCGATGACGGCCGAGAGTGCCGCGCGGGCGGCCCTCGGTGCCGGGGCGATCGTGATGGATGCGCTCGCGACGAATGACGGGCGGCTCAATCACGAGCGGATCGAGCGCATCCGCTCCATGCGGCCGGACATGATCCTGGTGTCGGGCGGCACGGACGGCGGGACGATCAAGCACGTCGTGGAAATGGCGGAGATCATCGGGGCAGCCGATCCGAAGCCGCGATTTGGGGTGGGCTTCAAGCTACCGGTGATCTTTGCGGGTAATGACAAGGCCCGCCCGGATATCGACCGGATCCTCGGCTCCAAGGCCGCCCTGTATCTCACTGAGAATCTGCGGCCGACGCTGGAACGGGAGAATCTCGGCCCGGCCCGCGACAAGATCCATGACCTGTTTCTCGAACACGTGATGGCCCAGGCACCGGGTTACGGCAAGCTGATGACGTGGACGAGTGTGCCGCTGATGCCCACTCCTGGTGCGGTCGGGTTGATCATGCAGCTCATCGCGCAGCGCGAGGGTATCCAGGTGGTGGGTGTGGACATCGGGGGTGCGACGACCGACGTGTTCAGCGTCTTTCGCGCTGTCCAGGAGGACCCCGGCAGTGAGAAGATCTTCAACCGGACGGTCAGCGCCAACCTCGGCATGAGCTACAGCATCTTCAACGTGGTGGCCGAGACGGGTTTCGATAACATTGTGCGGTGGGTGCCGCTCGAGCTGGACGAGCGTGACATCCGCAACCGCATCCGGAACAAGATGATCCGGCCGACCACCATCCCGCAAACGCTCGACGAACTGATGATCGAGCAGGCGATCTGCCGCGAGGCGCTGCGACTGGCCTTCATCCAGCACAAGCAGATGGCCGTCGGACTCAAGGGGGTGCAGCAGCAGCGCACGATTGCCGACGCATTCAGCCAGGAGCTTTCCGGCCAGACACTCGTGAACATGATGCAGCTTGACATGCTGGTCGGATCCGGTGGCGTGCTTTCACACAGCCCGCGGCGCGTCCAAAGCGCGCTGATGATGCTCGACGGTTTCCAGCCGGAGGGCTTCACGGAGTTGACCGTCGATTCCATCTTCATGATGCCGCAACTCGGTGTACTGAGTACCGTCCACGAAAAAGCGGCGCTCGACGTCTTCGGCAAGGACTGCCTGATTCGGCTGGGGTGGAGCATTGCGCCGCGCGGCACGGCCCGCCGCCAGGGGCAGCCCTGCATGACGGTGAAGCTCGCCGGTGGCGGCCGTAACGAAAGTTTCGAAGTCGCATTCGGCGACCTCAAGGTGGTGCCGCATGCGGAAGGGGAGCGGCTGCATGTGACCGTGACGCCGGCGCGGGGCTTCGACGCGGGCGGAGGGCCGGGCCAGGTCGTGGAGCGTGAGCTTACCGGTGGCACCGTCGGCCTGATGCTCGATGGGCGTGGTCGACCCCTGGCGATTCCGGCAGAAAAAGCCGAGCGGGTGCGGACCCTCATGACATGGAACCAGGCGCTGGATATGTACCCGCAGTAG
- a CDS encoding transposase, with the protein MKNDWNRTEKQARVFDELRSSKLATVRATHMKSVFQDLFACDTVEEAEPLLKQWYFWATHSRIPAMIKAAKTIKKHWAAQVTHTK; encoded by the coding sequence TTGAAGAACGACTGGAACCGCACCGAGAAGCAGGCCCGCGTCTTTGACGAGTTGCGCTCCAGCAAGCTGGCGACCGTGCGGGCCACGCACATGAAGAGTGTCTTCCAGGATCTCTTCGCCTGCGACACCGTGGAAGAGGCTGAACCGCTGCTCAAGCAGTGGTACTTCTGGGCCACCCACAGCCGGATTCCGGCCATGATCAAGGCGGCCAAGACGATCAAGAAGCACTGGGCAGCTCAGGTTACCCACACAAAATAG
- a CDS encoding transposase, translated as MTAIGVDDFPRRGHNYISVFMDLGNEPSRVLFATEGKDARTVAAFKRDLEAHGGRAEQIEEACLDMSAAFINGLREQFPEAQLTFDNFHLMKLLGLRSIRSGVRNSGHTRNSRARVTSG; from the coding sequence GTGACCGCCATCGGCGTGGACGACTTCCCCCGGCGCGGCCACAACTACATCAGCGTGTTCATGGATTTGGGCAACGAGCCAAGCCGGGTGCTGTTCGCCACCGAAGGCAAGGATGCCCGGACCGTCGCGGCGTTCAAGCGCGACCTGGAGGCTCACGGCGGGCGGGCCGAGCAGATTGAGGAGGCCTGCCTGGACATGTCGGCGGCGTTCATCAACGGTCTGCGCGAGCAGTTCCCGGAGGCCCAACTGACCTTCGACAACTTCCACCTGATGAAGCTGCTGGGGCTGCGGTCGATCAGGTCCGGCGTGAGGAACAGCGGACACACCCGGAACTCAAGGGCACGCGTTACGTCTGGTTGA
- a CDS encoding transposase family protein, with protein sequence MRCRSCSGWHWGWPSRGSSARSSFPGTGSSWNSGWTSPSGSRFACPECGRAGCGAYDSTERTWRHLNFFQHKTLLHARQPRVECPDHGVKTVEVPWSRPGSGFTLLMEAFILMLVQGGMTPRRWPF encoded by the coding sequence ATCAGATGCAGGAGCTGTTCCGGGTGGCATTGGGGCTGGCCGAGCCGTGGGTCGTCAGCAAGATCGAGTTTTCCGGGGACCGGCAGCAGCTGGAACTCTGGCTGGACTTCCCCTTCCGGCAGCCGCTTCGCTTGCCCGGAGTGCGGACGCGCCGGTTGCGGGGCCTACGACAGCACGGAGCGGACCTGGCGGCACCTGAACTTCTTTCAGCACAAGACGCTATTGCACGCCCGGCAACCGCGGGTCGAGTGTCCGGACCACGGGGTCAAGACGGTTGAAGTGCCGTGGTCGCGGCCGGGTTCGGGTTTTACGCTGCTGATGGAGGCGTTCATCCTGATGTTGGTGCAGGGCGGCATGACGCCGCGCAGGTGGCCGTTCTGA
- a CDS encoding response regulator transcription factor: MRPSDATVFVIDDDEALCEALRFLLEAAGLQVATFPSAESFLGSYDVQRRGCLLLDVRMQGMSGLELQACLARDPLHPPVILLTGHGDIPMAVQAMKAGAFDFLEKPVNDQLLVERVRAAIAADRATRDLRAARQETVRRMQLLTPREREVLGLIVTGRINRAIANELSIAERTVEVHRKRILQKMGVNSAAALTRIVLALETART; the protein is encoded by the coding sequence ATGCGCCCATCTGACGCGACTGTTTTTGTCATCGACGATGACGAGGCCCTGTGCGAGGCGCTCCGTTTCCTGCTTGAAGCCGCCGGCCTGCAGGTAGCCACCTTCCCGTCCGCCGAGTCCTTCCTTGGCTCGTATGACGTCCAGCGCCGCGGCTGCCTGCTGCTCGATGTGCGCATGCAGGGCATGAGCGGCCTCGAGCTCCAGGCCTGCCTCGCCCGCGACCCCCTGCATCCGCCGGTAATCCTGCTGACCGGCCACGGTGACATACCGATGGCAGTTCAGGCGATGAAAGCCGGCGCATTCGACTTTCTGGAAAAGCCGGTCAACGACCAGCTCCTCGTCGAGCGCGTCCGGGCAGCGATTGCCGCGGATCGCGCCACGCGTGATTTACGCGCCGCACGGCAGGAAACCGTCCGCCGCATGCAGTTGCTGACTCCCCGAGAGCGCGAGGTGCTCGGGCTTATCGTGACCGGCCGCATCAATCGGGCCATCGCCAACGAACTCAGCATCGCCGAGCGTACCGTCGAAGTCCATCGCAAACGGATCCTTCAGAAGATGGGAGTCAACAGTGCCGCGGCCCTCACCCGTATCGTGCTCGCACTCGAGACCGCGCGCACCTGA